In Vulpes lagopus strain Blue_001 chromosome 1, ASM1834538v1, whole genome shotgun sequence, a genomic segment contains:
- the BAG6 gene encoding large proline-rich protein BAG6 isoform X8 codes for MCVRACGVCWSRRSTGASRAGGRGGQSASQSGPPDLSAMEPTDSTSTTSSMEEPDSLEVLVKTLDSQTRTFIVGAQMNVKEFKEHIAASVSIPSEKQRLIYQGRVLQDDKKLQEYNVGGKVIHLVERAPPQTPLPSGASSGIGSASATHGGGPPPGTRGPGASVHDRNANSYVMVGTFNLPSEPRVRLVMAQHMIRDIQTLLSRMECRGGPQAQHSQPPPQTPAVAPEPVALSSQTSEAVESEVPPREPMEAEEVEERASAQSPELTPSGPAPVGPTPAPETNAPNHPSPAEYVEVLQELQRLESRLQPFLQRYYEVLGTAATTDYNNNQEGREEDQRLINLVGESLRLLGNTFVALSDLRCNLACAPPRHLHVVRPMSHYTTPMVLQQAAIPIQINVGTTVTMTGNGTRPPPTANAETAPPGPGQASSLAPTSTTVESSTEGAPPPGPAPPPTTSHPRVIRISHQSVEPVVMMHMNIQDSGTQPGGVPSAPTGPLGPPGHGQTLGQQVPGFPTAPTRVVIARPTPPQARPSHPGGPPVSGTLQGAGLGTNASLAQMVSGLVGQLLMQPVLVAQGTPGMAPPPAPATASASAGTTNTATTAGPAPGGPAQPPPPQPSAADLQFSQLLGNLLGPAGPGAGGPGMASPTITVAMPGVPAFLQGMTDFLQAAQTAPPPPPPPPPPPPAPEQQTVPPPGSPSGGTGSPGGLGLESLSPEFFTSVVQGVLNSLLGSLGARAGSSESIAAFIQRLSGSSNIFEPGADGALGFFGALLSLLCQNFSMVDVVMLLHGHFQPLQRLQPQLRSFFHQHYLGGQEPTPGNIRTATHTLITGLEEYVRESFSLVQVQPGVDIIRTNLEFLQEQFNSIAAHVLHCTDSGFGARLLELCNQGLFECLALNLHCLGGQQMELAAVINGRIRRMSRGVNPSLVSWLTTMMGLRLQVVLEHMPVGPDAILRYVRRVGDPPQPLPEEPMEVQGSERTSPEPQRENASPAPGTTAEEAMSRGPPPAPEGGGGSSHEEQDGAAAETEPWAAAVPPEWVPIIQQDIQSQRKVKPQPPLSDAYLSGMPAKRRKTMQGEGPQLLLSEAVSRAAKAAGARPLTSPESLSRDLEAPEVQESYRQQLRADIQKRLQEDPNYSPQRFPNAHRAFTDDP; via the exons atgtgtgtgcgtgcgtgtggtGTGTGTTGGTCGCGCCGCTCTACTGGAGCATCGAGGGCAGGCGGAAGAGGGGGGCAGTCAGCTAGCCAATCTGGCCCCCC AGATCTATCTGCGATGGAGCCCACTGATAGTACCAGTACCACTTCCAGTATGGAGGAGCCTGACAGCCTGGAGGTGCTGGTGAAGACCTTGGACTCTCAGACTCGGACATTTATTGTGGGGGCCCAG ATGAATGTAAAGGAGTTTAAAGAGCACATTGCTGCCTCTGTTAGTATTCCCTCTGAGAAACAACGGCTCATTTATCAGGGACGAGTTCTGCAGGATGATAAGAAGCTCCAGGAATACA ATGTTGGGGGAAAGGTTATTCACCTGGTGGAACGGGCTCCTCCTCAGACTCCGCTCCCTTCTGGGGCATCTTCTGGGATAGGATCTGCCTCAGCCACCCATGGTGGAGGACCCCCGCCTGGTACTCGGGGGCCTGGGGCCTCTGTTCATGACCGGAATGCCAACAGCTATGTCATGGTTGGAACCTTTAACCTTCCT AGTGAGCCCCGAGTACGGCTGGTGATGGCTCAACACATGATCAGGGATATACAAACCTTACTATCCCGGATGGAG TGTCGAGGGGGACCCCAAGCACAGCATAGTCAGCCACCCCCCCAGACGCCAGCTGTGGCCCCGGAGCCAGTAGCCTTGAGCTCTCAAACATCAGAAGCAGTTGAGAGTGAAGTGCCTCCTCGGGAGCCTATGGAGGCAGAAGAAGTGGAGGAGCGTGCCTCAGCCCAGAGCCCGGAACTCACCCCTTCTGGCCCAGCCCCAGTGGGCCCAACACCTGCCCCAGAGACAAATGCACCCAA CCATCCTTCCCCTGCGGAGTATGTCGAAGTGCTTCAGGAGCTACAGCGGCTTGAGAGTCGCCTTCAGCCCTTCTTGCAGCGCTACTACGAGGTTCTGGGTACTGCTGCCACCACGGACTACAACAATAAC CAAGAGGGCCGAGAAGAGGACCAGCGCTTGATCAACTTGGTGGGGGAGAGCCTGCGGCTGCTGGGTAACACTTTCGTGGCGCTATCTGACCTCCGCTGCAATCTGGCCTGTGCGCCCCCACGACACCTGCATGTGGTCCGGCCCATGTCTCACTACACTACCCCCATGGTGCTTCAGCAAGCAGCCATTCCCATCCAG ATCAATGTGGGAACCACTGTGACCATGACGGGGAATGGGACTCGGCCCCCCCCAACTGCCAATGCGGAGACAGCTCCCCCTGGTCCTGGGCAGGCCTCGTCCCTGGCTCCCACTTCTACCACTGTCGAGTCTTCAACCGAGGGGGCTCCCCCGCCAGGGCCAGCTCCCCCCCCAACCACCAGTCACCCAAGGGTCATCCGAATTTCCCACCAGAGCGTGGAACCCGTGGTCATGATGCACATGAATATCCAAG ATTCTGGCACACAGCCTGGTGGAGTTCCGAGTGCTCCCACTGGCCCCCTAGGACCCCCTGGTCATGGCCAGACCCTGG GACAGCAGGTGCCAGGCTTCCCCACGGCTCCGACCCGGGTGGTGATTGCCCGGCCCACCCCTCCACAGGCTCGGCCTTCCCATCCTGGGGGGCCCCCCGTCTCGGGTACTCTA CAGGGCGCCGGGCTAGGTACCAATGCTTCTCTGGCCCAGATGGTGAGCGGCCTTGTGGGGCAGCTTCTGATGCAGCCTGTTCTGGTGG CTCAGGGGACCCCAGGAATGgctccacctccagcccctgccaCTGCTTCAGCTAGTGCCGGCACTACCAACACCGCTACCACAGCTGGCCCTGCTCCCGGGGGGcctgcccagcctcctccccctcAGCCTTCGGCTGCCGACCTGCAGTTCTCTCAGCTCCTGGGGAACTTGCTGGGgccagcagggcctggggccGGCGGGCCTGGCATGGCTTCTCCTACCATCACCGTGGCCATGCCCGGCGTCCCTGCCTTTCTACAGGGCATGACTGACTTTCTGCAG GCAGCACAGacagcccctccacccccgccgccgccgccgcccccgcccccagcgccgGAGCAGCAGACTGTGCCCCCACCAGGGTCCCCTTCTGGTGGCACAGGGAGTCCTGGAGGCCTGGGTCTTGAGAGTCTTTCACCGGAGTTTTTTACATCCGTGGTGCAGGGTGTGCTGAACTccctcctgggctccctgggggcgcGGGCCGGCAGCAGTGAGAGCATCGCTGCTTTCATCCAGCGCCTCAGCGGATCCAGTAACATCTTTGAGCCTGGGGCAGATGGGGCCCTCG GATTCTTCGGGGCCCTGCTTTCTCTTTTGTGCCAGAACTTTTCCATGGTGGACGTGGTGATGCTTCTTCATGGCCATTTCCAGCCACTGCAGCGGCTCCAGCCCCAGCTGCGGTCCTTTTTCCACCAGCACTACCTGGGTGGCCAAGAGCCCACACCCGGTAACATACGG ACGGCGACCCACACATTGATCACAGGGCTGGAAGAATATGTGCGGGAGAGTTTC TCTTTGGTGCAGGTTCAGCCTGGCGTGGACATCATCCGGACCAACCTGGAGTTTCTCCAGGAGCAGTTCAACAGCATTGCTGCTCACGTGCTGCACTGCACAG ACAGCGGATTTGGGGCCCGTTTGTTGGAGTTGTGTAACCAGGGCCTGTTTGAGTGCCTGGCCCTCAACCTGCACTGCTTGGGGGGCCAGCAGATGGAACTCGCTGCTGTCATCAATGGCCGGATA CGTCGCATGTCTCGTGGGGTGAACCCGTCCCTGGTGAGCTGGCTGACCACTATGATGGGGCTGAGGCTTCAGGTGGTTCTGGAGCACATGCCTGTGGGCCCCGATGCCATCCTCAGATACGTCCGCAGGGTCGGCGACCCACCTCAG CCACTTCCTGAGGAGCCGATGGAAGTTCAGGGATCAGAGAGGACTTCCCCTGAGCCTCAG CGGGAGAATGCCTCCCCGGCCCCAGGAACAACGGCAGAAGAGGCCATGTCTCGAGGGCCCCCTCCTGCACCTgagggcggcggcggcagctCCCATGAAGAGCAGGACGGAGCTGCAGCCGAGACTGAGCCTTGGGCAGCTGCCGTCCCCCCA GAGTGGGTCCCGATTATCCAGCAGGACATTCAGAGCCAGCGGAAAGTGAAGCCGCAGCCCCCCTTGAGCGATGCCTACCTCAGTGGTATGCCTGCCAAGAGACGCAAG ACGATGCAGGGTGAGGGCCCCCAGCTGCTTCTCTCAGAGGCCGTGAGCCGGGCAGCTAAGGCAGCCGGAGCTCGGCCCCTGACGAGCCCCGAGAGCCTGAGCCGGGACCTGGAGGCACCAGAGGTTCAGGAGAGCTACAGGCAGCAG ctccgGGCTGATATACAGAAGCGACTGCAGGAAGACCCCAACTACAGCCCCCAGCGCTTCCCTAATGCCCACCGGGCCTTCACTGATGATCCCTAG
- the BAG6 gene encoding large proline-rich protein BAG6 isoform X9 — protein MCVRACGVCWSRRSTGASRAGGRGGQSASQSGPPDLSAMEPTDSTSTTSSMEEPDSLEVLVKTLDSQTRTFIVGAQMNVKEFKEHIAASVSIPSEKQRLIYQGRVLQDDKKLQEYNVGGKVIHLVERAPPQTPLPSGASSGIGSASATHGGGPPPGTRGPGASVHDRNANSYVMVGTFNLPSEPRVRLVMAQHMIRDIQTLLSRMECRGGPQAQHSQPPPQTPAVAPEPVALSSQTSEAVESEVPPREPMEAEEVEERASAQSPELTPSGPAPVGPTPAPETNAPNHPSPAEYVEVLQELQRLESRLQPFLQRYYEVLGTAATTDYNNNQEGREEDQRLINLVGESLRLLGNTFVALSDLRCNLACAPPRHLHVVRPMSHYTTPMVLQQAAIPIQINVGTTVTMTGNGTRPPPTANAETAPPGPGQASSLAPTSTTVESSTEGAPPPGPAPPPTTSHPRVIRISHQSVEPVVMMHMNIQDSGTQPGGVPSAPTGPLGPPGHGQTLGQQVPGFPTAPTRVVIARPTPPQARPSHPGGPPVSGTLGAGLGTNASLAQMVSGLVGQLLMQPVLVAQGTPGMAPPPAPATASASAGTTNTATTAGPAPGGPAQPPPPQPSAADLQFSQLLGNLLGPAGPGAGGPGMASPTITVAMPGVPAFLQGMTDFLQAAQTAPPPPPPPPPPPPAPEQQTVPPPGSPSGGTGSPGGLGLESLSPEFFTSVVQGVLNSLLGSLGARAGSSESIAAFIQRLSGSSNIFEPGADGALGFFGALLSLLCQNFSMVDVVMLLHGHFQPLQRLQPQLRSFFHQHYLGGQEPTPGNIRTATHTLITGLEEYVRESFSLVQVQPGVDIIRTNLEFLQEQFNSIAAHVLHCTDSGFGARLLELCNQGLFECLALNLHCLGGQQMELAAVINGRIRRMSRGVNPSLVSWLTTMMGLRLQVVLEHMPVGPDAILRYVRRVGDPPQPLPEEPMEVQGSERTSPEPQRENASPAPGTTAEEAMSRGPPPAPEGGGGSSHEEQDGAAAETEPWAAAVPPEWVPIIQQDIQSQRKVKPQPPLSDAYLSGMPAKRRKTMQGEGPQLLLSEAVSRAAKAAGARPLTSPESLSRDLEAPEVQESYRQQLRADIQKRLQEDPNYSPQRFPNAHRAFTDDP, from the exons atgtgtgtgcgtgcgtgtggtGTGTGTTGGTCGCGCCGCTCTACTGGAGCATCGAGGGCAGGCGGAAGAGGGGGGCAGTCAGCTAGCCAATCTGGCCCCCC AGATCTATCTGCGATGGAGCCCACTGATAGTACCAGTACCACTTCCAGTATGGAGGAGCCTGACAGCCTGGAGGTGCTGGTGAAGACCTTGGACTCTCAGACTCGGACATTTATTGTGGGGGCCCAG ATGAATGTAAAGGAGTTTAAAGAGCACATTGCTGCCTCTGTTAGTATTCCCTCTGAGAAACAACGGCTCATTTATCAGGGACGAGTTCTGCAGGATGATAAGAAGCTCCAGGAATACA ATGTTGGGGGAAAGGTTATTCACCTGGTGGAACGGGCTCCTCCTCAGACTCCGCTCCCTTCTGGGGCATCTTCTGGGATAGGATCTGCCTCAGCCACCCATGGTGGAGGACCCCCGCCTGGTACTCGGGGGCCTGGGGCCTCTGTTCATGACCGGAATGCCAACAGCTATGTCATGGTTGGAACCTTTAACCTTCCT AGTGAGCCCCGAGTACGGCTGGTGATGGCTCAACACATGATCAGGGATATACAAACCTTACTATCCCGGATGGAG TGTCGAGGGGGACCCCAAGCACAGCATAGTCAGCCACCCCCCCAGACGCCAGCTGTGGCCCCGGAGCCAGTAGCCTTGAGCTCTCAAACATCAGAAGCAGTTGAGAGTGAAGTGCCTCCTCGGGAGCCTATGGAGGCAGAAGAAGTGGAGGAGCGTGCCTCAGCCCAGAGCCCGGAACTCACCCCTTCTGGCCCAGCCCCAGTGGGCCCAACACCTGCCCCAGAGACAAATGCACCCAA CCATCCTTCCCCTGCGGAGTATGTCGAAGTGCTTCAGGAGCTACAGCGGCTTGAGAGTCGCCTTCAGCCCTTCTTGCAGCGCTACTACGAGGTTCTGGGTACTGCTGCCACCACGGACTACAACAATAAC CAAGAGGGCCGAGAAGAGGACCAGCGCTTGATCAACTTGGTGGGGGAGAGCCTGCGGCTGCTGGGTAACACTTTCGTGGCGCTATCTGACCTCCGCTGCAATCTGGCCTGTGCGCCCCCACGACACCTGCATGTGGTCCGGCCCATGTCTCACTACACTACCCCCATGGTGCTTCAGCAAGCAGCCATTCCCATCCAG ATCAATGTGGGAACCACTGTGACCATGACGGGGAATGGGACTCGGCCCCCCCCAACTGCCAATGCGGAGACAGCTCCCCCTGGTCCTGGGCAGGCCTCGTCCCTGGCTCCCACTTCTACCACTGTCGAGTCTTCAACCGAGGGGGCTCCCCCGCCAGGGCCAGCTCCCCCCCCAACCACCAGTCACCCAAGGGTCATCCGAATTTCCCACCAGAGCGTGGAACCCGTGGTCATGATGCACATGAATATCCAAG ATTCTGGCACACAGCCTGGTGGAGTTCCGAGTGCTCCCACTGGCCCCCTAGGACCCCCTGGTCATGGCCAGACCCTGG GACAGCAGGTGCCAGGCTTCCCCACGGCTCCGACCCGGGTGGTGATTGCCCGGCCCACCCCTCCACAGGCTCGGCCTTCCCATCCTGGGGGGCCCCCCGTCTCGGGTACTCTA GGCGCCGGGCTAGGTACCAATGCTTCTCTGGCCCAGATGGTGAGCGGCCTTGTGGGGCAGCTTCTGATGCAGCCTGTTCTGGTGG CTCAGGGGACCCCAGGAATGgctccacctccagcccctgccaCTGCTTCAGCTAGTGCCGGCACTACCAACACCGCTACCACAGCTGGCCCTGCTCCCGGGGGGcctgcccagcctcctccccctcAGCCTTCGGCTGCCGACCTGCAGTTCTCTCAGCTCCTGGGGAACTTGCTGGGgccagcagggcctggggccGGCGGGCCTGGCATGGCTTCTCCTACCATCACCGTGGCCATGCCCGGCGTCCCTGCCTTTCTACAGGGCATGACTGACTTTCTGCAG GCAGCACAGacagcccctccacccccgccgccgccgccgcccccgcccccagcgccgGAGCAGCAGACTGTGCCCCCACCAGGGTCCCCTTCTGGTGGCACAGGGAGTCCTGGAGGCCTGGGTCTTGAGAGTCTTTCACCGGAGTTTTTTACATCCGTGGTGCAGGGTGTGCTGAACTccctcctgggctccctgggggcgcGGGCCGGCAGCAGTGAGAGCATCGCTGCTTTCATCCAGCGCCTCAGCGGATCCAGTAACATCTTTGAGCCTGGGGCAGATGGGGCCCTCG GATTCTTCGGGGCCCTGCTTTCTCTTTTGTGCCAGAACTTTTCCATGGTGGACGTGGTGATGCTTCTTCATGGCCATTTCCAGCCACTGCAGCGGCTCCAGCCCCAGCTGCGGTCCTTTTTCCACCAGCACTACCTGGGTGGCCAAGAGCCCACACCCGGTAACATACGG ACGGCGACCCACACATTGATCACAGGGCTGGAAGAATATGTGCGGGAGAGTTTC TCTTTGGTGCAGGTTCAGCCTGGCGTGGACATCATCCGGACCAACCTGGAGTTTCTCCAGGAGCAGTTCAACAGCATTGCTGCTCACGTGCTGCACTGCACAG ACAGCGGATTTGGGGCCCGTTTGTTGGAGTTGTGTAACCAGGGCCTGTTTGAGTGCCTGGCCCTCAACCTGCACTGCTTGGGGGGCCAGCAGATGGAACTCGCTGCTGTCATCAATGGCCGGATA CGTCGCATGTCTCGTGGGGTGAACCCGTCCCTGGTGAGCTGGCTGACCACTATGATGGGGCTGAGGCTTCAGGTGGTTCTGGAGCACATGCCTGTGGGCCCCGATGCCATCCTCAGATACGTCCGCAGGGTCGGCGACCCACCTCAG CCACTTCCTGAGGAGCCGATGGAAGTTCAGGGATCAGAGAGGACTTCCCCTGAGCCTCAG CGGGAGAATGCCTCCCCGGCCCCAGGAACAACGGCAGAAGAGGCCATGTCTCGAGGGCCCCCTCCTGCACCTgagggcggcggcggcagctCCCATGAAGAGCAGGACGGAGCTGCAGCCGAGACTGAGCCTTGGGCAGCTGCCGTCCCCCCA GAGTGGGTCCCGATTATCCAGCAGGACATTCAGAGCCAGCGGAAAGTGAAGCCGCAGCCCCCCTTGAGCGATGCCTACCTCAGTGGTATGCCTGCCAAGAGACGCAAG ACGATGCAGGGTGAGGGCCCCCAGCTGCTTCTCTCAGAGGCCGTGAGCCGGGCAGCTAAGGCAGCCGGAGCTCGGCCCCTGACGAGCCCCGAGAGCCTGAGCCGGGACCTGGAGGCACCAGAGGTTCAGGAGAGCTACAGGCAGCAG ctccgGGCTGATATACAGAAGCGACTGCAGGAAGACCCCAACTACAGCCCCCAGCGCTTCCCTAATGCCCACCGGGCCTTCACTGATGATCCCTAG
- the BAG6 gene encoding large proline-rich protein BAG6 isoform X4: MCVRACGVCWSRRSTGASRAGGRGGQSASQSGPPDLSAMEPTDSTSTTSSMEEPDSLEVLVKTLDSQTRTFIVGAQMNVKEFKEHIAASVSIPSEKQRLIYQGRVLQDDKKLQEYNVGGKVIHLVERAPPQTPLPSGASSGIGSASATHGGGPPPGTRGPGASVHDRNANSYVMVGTFNLPSDGSAVDVHINMEQAPIQSEPRVRLVMAQHMIRDIQTLLSRMECRGGPQAQHSQPPPQTPAVAPEPVALSSQTSEAVESEVPPREPMEAEEVEERASAQSPELTPSGPAPVGPTPAPETNAPNHPSPAEYVEVLQELQRLESRLQPFLQRYYEVLGTAATTDYNNNQEGREEDQRLINLVGESLRLLGNTFVALSDLRCNLACAPPRHLHVVRPMSHYTTPMVLQQAAIPIQINVGTTVTMTGNGTRPPPTANAETAPPGPGQASSLAPTSTTVESSTEGAPPPGPAPPPTTSHPRVIRISHQSVEPVVMMHMNIQDSGTQPGGVPSAPTGPLGPPGHGQTLGQQVPGFPTAPTRVVIARPTPPQARPSHPGGPPVSGTLQGAGLGTNASLAQMVSGLVGQLLMQPVLVAQGTPGMAPPPAPATASASAGTTNTATTAGPAPGGPAQPPPPQPSAADLQFSQLLGNLLGPAGPGAGGPGMASPTITVAMPGVPAFLQGMTDFLQAAQTAPPPPPPPPPPPPAPEQQTVPPPGSPSGGTGSPGGLGLESLSPEFFTSVVQGVLNSLLGSLGARAGSSESIAAFIQRLSGSSNIFEPGADGALGFFGALLSLLCQNFSMVDVVMLLHGHFQPLQRLQPQLRSFFHQHYLGGQEPTPGNIRTATHTLITGLEEYVRESFSLVQVQPGVDIIRTNLEFLQEQFNSIAAHVLHCTDSGFGARLLELCNQGLFECLALNLHCLGGQQMELAAVINGRIRRMSRGVNPSLVSWLTTMMGLRLQVVLEHMPVGPDAILRYVRRVGDPPQPLPEEPMEVQGSERTSPEPQRENASPAPGTTAEEAMSRGPPPAPEGGGGSSHEEQDGAAAETEPWAAAVPPEWVPIIQQDIQSQRKVKPQPPLSDAYLSGMPAKRRKTMQGEGPQLLLSEAVSRAAKAAGARPLTSPESLSRDLEAPEVQESYRQQLRADIQKRLQEDPNYSPQRFPNAHRAFTDDP, translated from the exons atgtgtgtgcgtgcgtgtggtGTGTGTTGGTCGCGCCGCTCTACTGGAGCATCGAGGGCAGGCGGAAGAGGGGGGCAGTCAGCTAGCCAATCTGGCCCCCC AGATCTATCTGCGATGGAGCCCACTGATAGTACCAGTACCACTTCCAGTATGGAGGAGCCTGACAGCCTGGAGGTGCTGGTGAAGACCTTGGACTCTCAGACTCGGACATTTATTGTGGGGGCCCAG ATGAATGTAAAGGAGTTTAAAGAGCACATTGCTGCCTCTGTTAGTATTCCCTCTGAGAAACAACGGCTCATTTATCAGGGACGAGTTCTGCAGGATGATAAGAAGCTCCAGGAATACA ATGTTGGGGGAAAGGTTATTCACCTGGTGGAACGGGCTCCTCCTCAGACTCCGCTCCCTTCTGGGGCATCTTCTGGGATAGGATCTGCCTCAGCCACCCATGGTGGAGGACCCCCGCCTGGTACTCGGGGGCCTGGGGCCTCTGTTCATGACCGGAATGCCAACAGCTATGTCATGGTTGGAACCTTTAACCTTCCT AGTGACGGCTCTGCTGTGGATGTTCACATCAACATGGAACAGGCCCCGATTCAG AGTGAGCCCCGAGTACGGCTGGTGATGGCTCAACACATGATCAGGGATATACAAACCTTACTATCCCGGATGGAG TGTCGAGGGGGACCCCAAGCACAGCATAGTCAGCCACCCCCCCAGACGCCAGCTGTGGCCCCGGAGCCAGTAGCCTTGAGCTCTCAAACATCAGAAGCAGTTGAGAGTGAAGTGCCTCCTCGGGAGCCTATGGAGGCAGAAGAAGTGGAGGAGCGTGCCTCAGCCCAGAGCCCGGAACTCACCCCTTCTGGCCCAGCCCCAGTGGGCCCAACACCTGCCCCAGAGACAAATGCACCCAA CCATCCTTCCCCTGCGGAGTATGTCGAAGTGCTTCAGGAGCTACAGCGGCTTGAGAGTCGCCTTCAGCCCTTCTTGCAGCGCTACTACGAGGTTCTGGGTACTGCTGCCACCACGGACTACAACAATAAC CAAGAGGGCCGAGAAGAGGACCAGCGCTTGATCAACTTGGTGGGGGAGAGCCTGCGGCTGCTGGGTAACACTTTCGTGGCGCTATCTGACCTCCGCTGCAATCTGGCCTGTGCGCCCCCACGACACCTGCATGTGGTCCGGCCCATGTCTCACTACACTACCCCCATGGTGCTTCAGCAAGCAGCCATTCCCATCCAG ATCAATGTGGGAACCACTGTGACCATGACGGGGAATGGGACTCGGCCCCCCCCAACTGCCAATGCGGAGACAGCTCCCCCTGGTCCTGGGCAGGCCTCGTCCCTGGCTCCCACTTCTACCACTGTCGAGTCTTCAACCGAGGGGGCTCCCCCGCCAGGGCCAGCTCCCCCCCCAACCACCAGTCACCCAAGGGTCATCCGAATTTCCCACCAGAGCGTGGAACCCGTGGTCATGATGCACATGAATATCCAAG ATTCTGGCACACAGCCTGGTGGAGTTCCGAGTGCTCCCACTGGCCCCCTAGGACCCCCTGGTCATGGCCAGACCCTGG GACAGCAGGTGCCAGGCTTCCCCACGGCTCCGACCCGGGTGGTGATTGCCCGGCCCACCCCTCCACAGGCTCGGCCTTCCCATCCTGGGGGGCCCCCCGTCTCGGGTACTCTA CAGGGCGCCGGGCTAGGTACCAATGCTTCTCTGGCCCAGATGGTGAGCGGCCTTGTGGGGCAGCTTCTGATGCAGCCTGTTCTGGTGG CTCAGGGGACCCCAGGAATGgctccacctccagcccctgccaCTGCTTCAGCTAGTGCCGGCACTACCAACACCGCTACCACAGCTGGCCCTGCTCCCGGGGGGcctgcccagcctcctccccctcAGCCTTCGGCTGCCGACCTGCAGTTCTCTCAGCTCCTGGGGAACTTGCTGGGgccagcagggcctggggccGGCGGGCCTGGCATGGCTTCTCCTACCATCACCGTGGCCATGCCCGGCGTCCCTGCCTTTCTACAGGGCATGACTGACTTTCTGCAG GCAGCACAGacagcccctccacccccgccgccgccgccgcccccgcccccagcgccgGAGCAGCAGACTGTGCCCCCACCAGGGTCCCCTTCTGGTGGCACAGGGAGTCCTGGAGGCCTGGGTCTTGAGAGTCTTTCACCGGAGTTTTTTACATCCGTGGTGCAGGGTGTGCTGAACTccctcctgggctccctgggggcgcGGGCCGGCAGCAGTGAGAGCATCGCTGCTTTCATCCAGCGCCTCAGCGGATCCAGTAACATCTTTGAGCCTGGGGCAGATGGGGCCCTCG GATTCTTCGGGGCCCTGCTTTCTCTTTTGTGCCAGAACTTTTCCATGGTGGACGTGGTGATGCTTCTTCATGGCCATTTCCAGCCACTGCAGCGGCTCCAGCCCCAGCTGCGGTCCTTTTTCCACCAGCACTACCTGGGTGGCCAAGAGCCCACACCCGGTAACATACGG ACGGCGACCCACACATTGATCACAGGGCTGGAAGAATATGTGCGGGAGAGTTTC TCTTTGGTGCAGGTTCAGCCTGGCGTGGACATCATCCGGACCAACCTGGAGTTTCTCCAGGAGCAGTTCAACAGCATTGCTGCTCACGTGCTGCACTGCACAG ACAGCGGATTTGGGGCCCGTTTGTTGGAGTTGTGTAACCAGGGCCTGTTTGAGTGCCTGGCCCTCAACCTGCACTGCTTGGGGGGCCAGCAGATGGAACTCGCTGCTGTCATCAATGGCCGGATA CGTCGCATGTCTCGTGGGGTGAACCCGTCCCTGGTGAGCTGGCTGACCACTATGATGGGGCTGAGGCTTCAGGTGGTTCTGGAGCACATGCCTGTGGGCCCCGATGCCATCCTCAGATACGTCCGCAGGGTCGGCGACCCACCTCAG CCACTTCCTGAGGAGCCGATGGAAGTTCAGGGATCAGAGAGGACTTCCCCTGAGCCTCAG CGGGAGAATGCCTCCCCGGCCCCAGGAACAACGGCAGAAGAGGCCATGTCTCGAGGGCCCCCTCCTGCACCTgagggcggcggcggcagctCCCATGAAGAGCAGGACGGAGCTGCAGCCGAGACTGAGCCTTGGGCAGCTGCCGTCCCCCCA GAGTGGGTCCCGATTATCCAGCAGGACATTCAGAGCCAGCGGAAAGTGAAGCCGCAGCCCCCCTTGAGCGATGCCTACCTCAGTGGTATGCCTGCCAAGAGACGCAAG ACGATGCAGGGTGAGGGCCCCCAGCTGCTTCTCTCAGAGGCCGTGAGCCGGGCAGCTAAGGCAGCCGGAGCTCGGCCCCTGACGAGCCCCGAGAGCCTGAGCCGGGACCTGGAGGCACCAGAGGTTCAGGAGAGCTACAGGCAGCAG ctccgGGCTGATATACAGAAGCGACTGCAGGAAGACCCCAACTACAGCCCCCAGCGCTTCCCTAATGCCCACCGGGCCTTCACTGATGATCCCTAG